Part of the Echeneis naucrates chromosome 1, fEcheNa1.1, whole genome shotgun sequence genome, CacacaattaataaaaaaaaatataaataaaatctggaaTTGAATTTGACTTTTACATCATTTGGTAGATAAATTCAGCAGAAAGTATCCcagtgaagacatttttaaattctgtcaGCCACTGAAATTATGTAAGTGTTTAATGGAGCACTAGTCCTGGGAACTCCTAATAATAAGTTGGCTGAGTATGATGCTCAGCAAATTCAATAAGAGAGGAAGTAAATGAGCAGTCTTTTCAacgagctttttttttccttttttttttttttttcttttcagctatTCTTTTGCCTCACATCCATGGATTACTTGctcctccatctgctctctcaaaatatgataaatatatCAGCTGAATTTATTATGTGTGTAAATGATtgggggtggtggtgttttCAGGTTCAATGATATCCATGTTCCAGTGAGGCTAGAATGTGTAAAGTTTGCCAGCCACTGCCTCATGAACCACCCAGACCTAGCCAGAGACcttacaggtgtgtgttttttttctttctctcactaaCTTTGTCTTCTTTAGTCTTCTCTacttcagtctttttttttctccacaccaATCTTTGAACAGTATTGTGGTTACATTTCTTTCTCTACATTACCAAATTAGAATATTTGAAGGTGCGTTCCCATGACCCAGAGGAAGCCATTCGTCATGATGTCATTGTAACCATCATTAATGCTGGGAAGAAAGACCTGAACCTTGTCAATGACCAGCTGTTGGGCTTCGTAAGAGAGAGAACTTTGGACAAGAGGGTGAGACTTTTGGTGCagatattataattattattattattattgtagttGTATGGGAAATTTTAAATAGTGGTAAAGCAGAATGTCATCTGTGCTggacatggagagagagaaaatcacatttaacTCCCTTTAACATGTAGATTTTTTCATTAGAATTGTTAACAGTGCAGGAATGTCCCTCAATACCAAATTACATCCTTTATGAAACAAGACAGGTAAATTTATGTTTGTCATCGTAATTTACTCTTGTCCTTTCTGATCTGTTTTTTCGCCCCACTTCTCCCATCTCTTATAGTGGCGTGTGCGTAAGGAGGCCATGATGGGCCTGGCTCAGCTTTATAAGAAATACTGTCTGCACCATGAGGCTGGGAAGGAGTCTGCCCAGAAGATTAGCTGGATCAAAGACAAGCTGCTGCACATATATTATCAGAACAGCATTGATGACAAGTGAGAACAGTCATGCTGTACATATTAGCTCACCTGCATGTATACATGATTTAATGCTTTCAAGGACAAGACTGCTTTTTCAGCACAAGTCTGGCAGTTGCCTTGAGCATTGGATCTAATGTTTAGAGAAACACCTGACTAAGTGGAGACTTTGTTCAGAGAAGATGTTTATTACACATCTgatgcagacagagaaaaaatacaaagcatTCAAGTTTATCGATACAAACTTAAGTCTTTgtccttttaaaataattttttatcaaTTGTGTTTTTCGCACAATTAATTGTGAAGTCTCTTCCCTTCTTTACAGGTTATTAGTAGAGAAGATCTTTGCCCAGTACATGGTACCTCACAGTCTTgacacagaggagaagatgaagtGTCTGTACTACCTGTACGCCTGCCTGGACACAAATGCTGTCAAGTGAGTAAACCTGCAGTATCACACTTAAGCCTGCAGCCACACGCTTCAAATTGTACAAATATTACCCTGTTTGTCTTAATGTATGTTCACATCTTACCTCATATTTTCAGGGCTCTGAATGAGATGTGGAAGTGCCAGAACATGCTAAGAGGCCTCGTCAAAGAGCTGCTGGACCTGCACAAGCTGCCCGTGgtgcgctcacacacacacacacacacacacagttgcattGAAAACAGGCCATGTCCTCCATGTCTTTGGAGGCTAATTATTCAACGTATTCATGacttgtttctctctctttcctttaatAGTCTGAGGCCAATAACACAGCCATGTTTGGAAAACTGATGAGTATTGCCAGTAAgttggaaacacaaacatgatccACTTTTCAGCTCATGCACTGAGCTCCTGAGTTCCTTCATTAAACTGTCGAAGGTTATTTATTCCTAATAATGTGAATTGGAACCTATTAAGTTAAACCGAAATCTGCTTGGTATTTACAGAGAATCTGCCGGATGCAGGAAAGGCCCAAGACTTCATGAAGAAATTCAATCAGGTTCTTGGGGAGGACGAGAAGCTCAGGGTCCAACTGGAGATGCTCATTAGTCCGACATGCTCCTGTAAACAGGCTGAGATCTGTGTGGTGAGAGCACTCTTAACACTCCCTGTTACTTCTTAACACAGATACATAACTGCCACCGTTGCACACTCATCATCCACAAAAACATGGCTCAGTGCTGTGAATTTGCTTTTTAGACAGTCAGAATTAATCAGTGCAGCTTTTAAATACCAGGGGATTATGTGGTTACTAAAAAGAGGGAAGTTATGGTAACTATTGAGATTTTCTGTATTCTGTGTCCTTGGCCACGtgtaatgtgtaaatgtgtttgtatgagTATTTATCCACAATCAATCAATACTTTATCCCTGCTCCATGATAACAGCACTACACTTTATGATTGGAAACTGTTTCATGATTAAATGGGGAATGGTGCCTCAGATATAATGATAAAAAGAGGAATTCTGTGAATGTTGGTTTTTAGCAGCATTATCATTTGTACTCTGTGCAGAGGGAGATAACTCGGAAGTTGACATTCCCCAAACAGCCTACCAACCCATTCCTGGAGATGGTAAAGTTCCTGCTAGAGCGCATCGCTCCTGTCCACATCGACTCTGAGGCCATCAGGTTAGATTTTGCTTTGGATCTTAAGCTTCTTCTCTCAAGGGGAATTCTCAGCTTCGGGTCTaaaaattgttttgaaaatcCTGGTTCATTAGATTTGAGTAGCTTTTGTGTAATATAAGGCAACAGGGCAAACCAGTAGTGTGTGTTCATTTAAGTGCTTCATGTACTTTGCCATTGTGTAATACCATTACCAGGCTTTTCTCATTCACAGAGACACCTAGTGGGAGTAAGTTGTAACTGCTGGCCTCAGTCAGGGCAAACATTTAACCCTTTCCACttaatggaaaaacacaatgaGTGAGGAAGCACTTGAACTGAATGACTCCCAGTTCCAAATTAATGCAGagtattcatttttaatgttaaattcTTGATTTATTGtggtgagaaaacacacacaggttcagCCAAGTTAAAATTAATGttagattaatgttttatttcagtgctCTGGTGAAACTGCTTAACAAGTCCATTGAGGGcacagctgatgatgatgaggagggtGTTACACCTGACACAGCCATCCGCTCAGGCTTGGAGCTACTCAAGgtacatgacaaaaacaaaaaattgtggCCATAGGCctgcagacatttattttcataccACATTATTTATCGTAACTGGACCAGGGCTGTAATGAGCAAAACATTGCTACTGTCTTTCTGATTATATATTTTCGGATAAGTAATTCGATTAATGTAAGAAAGTAAATTATGTTAAACCTATTCCATTCTTTCTAGGTCCTATCATTCACCCACCCCACAGCATTCCACTCAGCAGAGACCTATGAGTCTCTGCTACAGTGTTTGAAGATGGAGGATGACAAAGTGGCAGAGGCAGCCATCCAGATTTTCAGAAACACAGGACAAAAGATCGAGACAGAGTTACAACAGATAAGATCGTAAGAGAAATTAATAGGCAGTCAATGGGTGCGAGTGATGAATACAGTGTGCTTGTGTGGAACATCTTTCTGTGTAATCAGACTCTCTAAAATGATTCCTTCTTGACTATTCAGCAGTCAGTCTGCGTAACATTGTATTCAAATGTCGAAGCTGCCCAATGAAGGTCAGCCTCCCTGAAGGACTGGGTCCACACCAGTCTAGATGTAGACTGAATTAAAGGAAGAGCCTGCTTTGTTTAAGTCTGCTAATATCTACTGTGTCCATCAGGACCTTGATTCCCATCCTGCATCAGAAAGCTAAACGGGGCACACCTCACCAGGCCAAGCAGGCTGTCCATTGTATCCATGCCATCTTTAACAACAAGGAAGTGCAGCTGGCACAGATTTTTGAGGTAGGAAACCAATTCCTACCTTACTGAACCTCAGATCTTCTGTGTTACAGATAGAAGTTGGTGAAGGTTTTGTTTGTCAGCTTGCATTTAATGTATTCCTATTCTCATTATTTTCCCCGATGTGTATCTCATAATTTTGTGTAGTGGCATTTTTTTGTTCAGATGGGCTTACAATGCCTTTTGCTTCACCTTCAGCCACTGTCCCGCAGTCTGAATGCTGATGTCCCTGAACAGCTCATCACTCCTCTGGTGTCATTGGGCCACATCTCCATGTTGGCCCCGGATCAATTTGCCTCACCAATGAAGTCCATTGTGGCCAACTTCATTGTGAAAGACTTGCTCATGAATGACAGAGTATGAGCTGACCAAAATATACACAAATCCACATATGATACCATGAATGCAATATTACTCACTGCTTGTTGTCTTTACATAGCTACTGAAATAGTTTGTACATTATAAATGTGCCTAGTCTGGAATAAACAGGGGATTGTTGTAGTTGTGTGGGAGGTGTATAAGcaaagaaaagagtgaaagtGTGACATCCCTTTGTCTCTCCAGTCAGTGGGAAACAAGAACGGGAAACTTTGGACCACTGATGAAGAAGTCTCACCTGAGGTTCTAGCGAAGGTAAGAGGCAAACGCTGCTggaatttgtttaattttagtCTTATTACATATGTTTTCACTTCACAAGTGCACCTCCACAAGTTAGTGTTGCAGATTTCCATTTTGTGTGATAGTGTAGAATAGATGTTGATGAATGGTTTGTAAATGACAAAGGGGCTCTGCTTTCTCTGATTCGTCCTCTTCCTATTCCCACAGGTGCAGGCCATCAAGCTGCTGGTCCGTTGGTTACTAGGAATGAAGAACAACCAATCCAAGTCTGCAAACTCCACCCTGCGTCTGCTTTCAGCCATGTTGGTCAGTGAGGGAGACCTCACCGAGCAGAAAAAGATCAGGTAGGATGCCTGTTGAGCCAAAATATATGGTTCTTTAGGAGTTAGATGAAAGCTAATAGCCCCTTGGGAAAACAATCTGGTTCCTATTAAGTTTATCAATTCAAATTCACTTTTACAAGATGtaattaaatgtttcaaaatttcttcccccccccccccccttccttccttcctgcagtAAATCAGACATGTCTCGTCTGAGGCTGGCTGCAGGAGGAGCCATAATGAAGTTGGCCCAGGAGCCCTgttatcatgacatcatcacacCTGAACAGTTTCAGCTCTGTGGCCTTGTTATCAATGTCAGTCCcacctttatatatatatttttttttatttttttttttttccaaaggctTTTTAACACAGATTTTTGTCCTGCCTTCACACAGGATGAGTGCTACCAGGTTCGTCAGATCTTTGCTCAGAAGTTGCATTTGGCTCTTGTCAAACTACTGCTGCCCCTGGAGTACTTGGCTGTCTTTGCCCTGTGTGCCAAGGACCCAGTGAAGGAGCGCCGCGCTCACGCCCGACAGTGCCTCCTCAAAAACATCTCCGTCCGCAGAGAGTACATCAAACAAAACCCGCTCGCTCAGGGTTGGTGTGCAACCTCAtatagctgctgctgtcatcattTTAGAGAGCATTCATTatgtttttggtctttgttgTGCACCCTATGAGAGAGCGAAATTCAGGTTGTATGAAATCATTGCAGAAGAATCTACTGTGAGGTGATGCAAATCAAAGGGCATCGGTGCAACCCTCCATCAAAAAGGATGTAGAAAATATGGCTGTAgggcatttacatttttttttctcatattatTTTAAGCAATGATGCTCTCCACTCCGGACTAGAGTTCTTATCTCTTCAGTGGAGATAAGATTATATAAATTTTAAGTTATACACTTataactactactactactattactaggtatttcatttatattaagGTAAGTTTGCTAAGGTTCATATCACTACATTTTGGGTACACGTTTAGaaccacttctttttttttttttctttttttttttttttaacatctgaaaatgtgtgtgccAGTTTTATAGTTAACTTGCATATTGTTAGACCCTGGACATTAAAATTTGttattctctctcctccctcagaaAAACTtgtctccctccttcctgagTATGTTGTTCCCTATATGATCCACCTGCTGGCCCACGACCCAGACTTCACTAAACCACATGAATATGAACAGCTCAAGGATATCAAAGAGTGAGTGCTCATGCATTGTCCTTCACTGTCTCTGACTGCTGAGATACAGAGCAGAATTTGGATGAGAACATAATTGATACACTTAAAATGCCCCAAAAATCATTTGATAATGATTCCCAGTGTAATGTACAACATTTACGTTATGTTGATGTTGTGTAGGTGCCTGTGGTTCATGCTTGAAGTGCTGATGACCAAGAATGAGAACAACAGTCACGCCTTTCTGAGGAAGATGGTGGAGAACATCAAACAAACCAAGGATGCACAGTGTCCAGATGACGCAAAGGCCAATGaggtttacacacacacacagattttaatCCATgaacaattaaaacaaaggaaaaagttttgaaaaagcAAGTAAAGATGTCTTTGCGAGTTTCTTCAACATTTTGGTTGGCCTATAATTTTATATATTCGAAAACTGAAATGGTAACTCCAGCCATTGGGGAAAATCGTTCATTGTGAGTGTACAATTTGATAGGGGAGGgcaggaaaaacagacaactgtaaccaaaatatttcctttcttttgttgTGGGTACAGAAGCTGTATATTGTCTGTGATGTGGCCCTCTTTGTGATTGCCAACAAGAGCACTGCATGTCACCTGGACTCTCCAAAAGACCCCGTCTTACCTTCAAAGTTCTTCCTCATACAGGACAAGgcaatataaacacacacacacacttttggtCCCGGAGAGGGCAGTTTCTCAACACTTACCATTTGTTACTCTGAAGCAAAAATTACCCCTCTTCAGTAATTCAGGACTACACTTTGTAGTAAAtccctgcagtgtttttgttttttcctctctattttttatttatttaaatttttttcaacagGACTTCAAAAATGATAAAGAGTATCTGTTGGCAGACATGAGACAAATGCTGCTCACTGGGAAGGTAAATACAAAACACTCCTCCTCCATAATCATTATGAACTGTAGGAGAGCAGGAGAATGCTGAGTAAGCGAGCATTGTTAAAAGCTTTAATTAGTTGGAGGGATGTAAGGCGATATGTTTTTACCATTGCTTAGTTGTCTATTATTTTATTGAGTTTTTAAacattcatattaaaataattgccTTCTATACAAGTCTGACACTGGTATCTGAGAGAAGGCCACATGCAAAGCATGAATCAAGACACCTCTCCCATCTTTCATTCAAGCAGCCTAAACCAGCTCCAGTGTTGGGAGCTGTGAACAAGCCTCTGACGGTACCAGGAAGACGGATCTTCACCAAGACCACTCCAGCCTCAGACACAACCAGTAACACCAGCACCAACTCCTCTCCACTGAGCTCCTCCACCATCAACAAGAACAGGTAATCACACACATACTCCCAAGTGCACGTAAAGAGAAAGAATAGTCTGTCTCAACTGTTTGAACGTGTCCTGCAGTAACAGCAACGCCTCCACCGAGCCATCAGAGAGCCGAGCACAAGAAAACAATGAGAACCCAGTGATCAAGAGTGATGAGGGCAAGAAGGTCAGAGATGACAACCAGATGTCAGCTACACTTGTTCAGATGTAAATCAGTGTTTACTGTACCGAGCTGTACCGAGTCTCTGTCTTTCAGGATGAGCCATGCCAAAATGTCGCAGCTGACGCAGGGACGGAAGCGTCACCCATCAAGCGACGTGGGCGTCCACCAAagtcagctgctgctcctgtaGCGACTGAAAAGGAAGGAGCAGCAACACcaacaggaggtggagcaggCAGAGGCAGGAAGAGAGCAGCTGACCCCAACTCCAACCCAGAGTCAGTCAACATCAAGATGTCCAAACAGCAGTCGCAGAATGATGAAGGGACAAAAAGACAGATTGACTTACAGAGGTGAGActgggaaaagaggaaaaagagaaggtgCAACATAATGTACTATTGGCATCTTATGAAAACTTCTAACTAAAGGGATGCAAACTGATAAACGTTTTAACTGTTTAGTCCTCGTTTGTGTGTCGTTGACCAATTCTGAACCAATCTCAATTCTGTGGCTAAGGTTAGGCAGAGATTCCTCCCGTCCTTCAGATGTCAACTTTTTCTCTCAGCAGGGGACCGTTtgtgagaaaagagaagggaaaagggaggaggaggagggagtctGCAGAGGGGACAGAGAGATCTATAGGGACATTTGTCTTCATCCTGGGCAGCCAGGGGGACAATGACAAAGGACAGGAGTCCAGCCCAGAGGAAGTTATCAGTGGCACGAAAGAGAGTGACAGATATCTAACTCAAAGGCAGATCAGCTGGGCAGCCAGATCCAACACTCATAGCCATGGAGATACCAAGTCCACATGGAGCAGAGTTCGCtctggcaggcaggcagagctCAGCAGCGGAGGGAAAGCAGGTGGACCAGCAGTGAGTTTGGTTCAACAGGTCTTCATAGCTGCCCAACTTTTGGGTCTAaattacaattttcaaatgctttttcttttgagacTCAAATTgagaaattcatatttttatattcagtatTTCTGGCACTGGGAAGAAGAAACCCCAGAGCTGACTGTCTATGCTTCACAAAGGTTTACCGGGGAACAGatttacaaacattttgtgATGCAGTGATCTTTGATCAATCAGACCGATGCTGAGTTTGGgatttttgtctttcaggtaaAGAGAAAACTGAAGGCTAAATCCAGACTGTAGAGAATGGGCCAGACTCCTCCTCATAACCTTCCCAACCCTGCGCACATGCTCCTGACTCTTAAAGCTTTCCGGGACATATTATGGACCTTTCGTAAAACACAGACATAAAggatgcacgcacgcacgcacacatacacacacacacacacaccactgacaTCCTAGGAGGTTTTAAACACCTTGTAGTCATGGTTTGAAGCTCATTGTATGTAGGTCttaatgaaaaaacatgttattttttccctttgtgtttgttgctctttgcttcttttgtggagctgtttttaagaaaaaaaacaggatggacattttacaaacattttaatctgATTATGATTGTTGCTTATTAAATTCCCTGGGAAAAATCCTATTGTATGTCTCCTGACCTCTTCCTCCTTGTGTCATCTGTTGCGCAATAGTTTTGAGTTCACCTGTTTTACTTAACACTGTTGTATTTTGTAAATACCCATGTGCAACTTTCCAGTTAAACTTTTTCAATATCCAAGGCAGTTACAAATTGCAGAAAATGACTATGATATGGAAACATAAGTACATTTAACAGATGTACTTGAACCAAAATTTTCTAAACTTTGGTATGTTTAGGTTTCTAACTTTGGTATGTTTAGGTCCTTTAGTTTGGTTATAGCGTTACAAGACTGGGTAGAAACTCAGTGGCTTCTTAACGGCCACCTGTAATGCTTTTGAAGGCCTTTTGATTAATTTCCTGTCTTCATGGACAAATCGAACCTGTCAAACTTTTCTCAATACTGTGCTCCAAgctgttcctcctcttcccctagACTGGTCAGGGGCTCTGAAATTGGGCTGGGTTTGaattacctttttgtttttttactgctgaagtATGTAACAGTACTTTGGAATGCATAAATGATATATTACTATACAAATATGTGTTCAAGgtttttgttcatcttttacaattaaatattttttgtacttttgtcAGTTTTCTGTTGGGTTGAAGCCTAGTGTTAGGCACTGAGTGAGTGAAAACCTTGCAGGTTGTGTTGATGACAACTTATTTTTGATGTAGTTAAAGT contains:
- the pds5a gene encoding sister chromatid cohesion protein PDS5 homolog A isoform X2, giving the protein MEFPQQQKPAGDGKIIYPPGVKEITDKISNDEVVKRLKMVVKTYMDMDQDSEEEKQQYLSLALHLASEFFLRNPNKDVRLLVACCLADIFRIYAPEAPYTSHDKLKDIFLFITRQLKGLEDTKSPQFNRYFYLLENLAWVKSYNICFELEDCNEIFIQLFKTLFSVINNSHNQKVQMHMMDLMSSIIMEGDGVTQELLDTILINLIPAHKNLNKQAYDLAKTLLKRTVQTIETCIANFFNQVLVMGKSSVSDLSEHVFDLIQELFAIDPMLLTSVMPQLEFKLKSNDGEERLAVVRLLAKLFGAKDSELASQNRPLWQCFLGRFNDIHVPVRLECVKFASHCLMNHPDLARDLTEYLKVRSHDPEEAIRHDVIVTIINAGKKDLNLVNDQLLGFVRERTLDKRWRVRKEAMMGLAQLYKKYCLHHEAGKESAQKISWIKDKLLHIYYQNSIDDKLLVEKIFAQYMVPHSLDTEEKMKCLYYLYACLDTNAVKALNEMWKCQNMLRGLVKELLDLHKLPVSEANNTAMFGKLMSIAKNLPDAGKAQDFMKKFNQVLGEDEKLRVQLEMLISPTCSCKQAEICVREITRKLTFPKQPTNPFLEMVKFLLERIAPVHIDSEAISALVKLLNKSIEGTADDDEEGVTPDTAIRSGLELLKVLSFTHPTAFHSAETYESLLQCLKMEDDKVAEAAIQIFRNTGQKIETELQQIRSTLIPILHQKAKRGTPHQAKQAVHCIHAIFNNKEVQLAQIFEPLSRSLNADVPEQLITPLVSLGHISMLAPDQFASPMKSIVANFIVKDLLMNDRSVGNKNGKLWTTDEEVSPEVLAKVQAIKLLVRWLLGMKNNQSKSANSTLRLLSAMLVSEGDLTEQKKISKSDMSRLRLAAGGAIMKLAQEPCYHDIITPEQFQLCGLVINDECYQVRQIFAQKLHLALVKLLLPLEYLAVFALCAKDPVKERRAHARQCLLKNISVRREYIKQNPLAQEKLVSLLPEYVVPYMIHLLAHDPDFTKPHEYEQLKDIKECLWFMLEVLMTKNENNSHAFLRKMVENIKQTKDAQCPDDAKANEKLYIVCDVALFVIANKSTACHLDSPKDPVLPSKFFLIQDKDFKNDKEYLLADMRQMLLTGKPKPAPVLGAVNKPLTVPGRRIFTKTTPASDTTSNTSTNSSPLSSSTINKNSNSNASTEPSESRAQENNENPVIKSDEGKKDEPCQNVAADAGTEASPIKRRGRPPKSAAAPVATEKEGAATPTGGGAGRGRKRAADPNSNPESVNIKMSKQQSQNDEGTKRQIDLQR
- the pds5a gene encoding sister chromatid cohesion protein PDS5 homolog A isoform X1: MEFPQQQKPAGDGKIIYPPGVKEITDKISNDEVVKRLKMVVKTYMDMDQDSEEEKQQYLSLALHLASEFFLRNPNKDVRLLVACCLADIFRIYAPEAPYTSHDKLKDIFLFITRQLKGLEDTKSPQFNRYFYLLENLAWVKSYNICFELEDCNEIFIQLFKTLFSVINNSHNQKVQMHMMDLMSSIIMEGDGVTQELLDTILINLIPAHKNLNKQAYDLAKTLLKRTVQTIETCIANFFNQVLVMGKSSVSDLSEHVFDLIQELFAIDPMLLTSVMPQLEFKLKSNDGEERLAVVRLLAKLFGAKDSELASQNRPLWQCFLGRFNDIHVPVRLECVKFASHCLMNHPDLARDLTEYLKVRSHDPEEAIRHDVIVTIINAGKKDLNLVNDQLLGFVRERTLDKRWRVRKEAMMGLAQLYKKYCLHHEAGKESAQKISWIKDKLLHIYYQNSIDDKLLVEKIFAQYMVPHSLDTEEKMKCLYYLYACLDTNAVKALNEMWKCQNMLRGLVKELLDLHKLPVSEANNTAMFGKLMSIAKNLPDAGKAQDFMKKFNQVLGEDEKLRVQLEMLISPTCSCKQAEICVREITRKLTFPKQPTNPFLEMVKFLLERIAPVHIDSEAISALVKLLNKSIEGTADDDEEGVTPDTAIRSGLELLKVLSFTHPTAFHSAETYESLLQCLKMEDDKVAEAAIQIFRNTGQKIETELQQIRSTLIPILHQKAKRGTPHQAKQAVHCIHAIFNNKEVQLAQIFEPLSRSLNADVPEQLITPLVSLGHISMLAPDQFASPMKSIVANFIVKDLLMNDRSVGNKNGKLWTTDEEVSPEVLAKVQAIKLLVRWLLGMKNNQSKSANSTLRLLSAMLVSEGDLTEQKKISKSDMSRLRLAAGGAIMKLAQEPCYHDIITPEQFQLCGLVINDECYQVRQIFAQKLHLALVKLLLPLEYLAVFALCAKDPVKERRAHARQCLLKNISVRREYIKQNPLAQEKLVSLLPEYVVPYMIHLLAHDPDFTKPHEYEQLKDIKECLWFMLEVLMTKNENNSHAFLRKMVENIKQTKDAQCPDDAKANEKLYIVCDVALFVIANKSTACHLDSPKDPVLPSKFFLIQDKDFKNDKEYLLADMRQMLLTGKQPKPAPVLGAVNKPLTVPGRRIFTKTTPASDTTSNTSTNSSPLSSSTINKNSNSNASTEPSESRAQENNENPVIKSDEGKKDEPCQNVAADAGTEASPIKRRGRPPKSAAAPVATEKEGAATPTGGGAGRGRKRAADPNSNPESVNIKMSKQQSQNDEGTKRQIDLQR